AGCCGGACGGGACGAAGTGCGCCCCGCCGGTCGTTTCACCCAGGGGGGCGAGTCGCTGAAGACCGCCGCCCTGCGCGTTTCCCCCCGATCCGGAGCGAACGAGGTTGCCATCGCCCGCGCGGTCAAGGCAACCCTGCCGGAGATTCGCCGCATCCTCCCTGAAGGGATGAATATCCATGTCGCCACCGACACCACCCGTTTCATCGAAAAGTCGATCCGGGAAATCGAGATTCAGCTGGTCTTCGGCGGCATCGCCGCCGCCCTGGTGATCCTCCTTTTTCTACAGAACATCCGTACTACCCTGATCAGCGCCGTCGCCATCCCCACCTCGATCATCGCCACCTTCGGCTGTCTTTACGCCCTCGGCTTCACCATGAACAATATGACCATGCTCGGGCTGGTGCTGGCCGTCGGGCTGGTCATCGACGACGCCATTGTCGTCGTCGAAAATATCTACCGCCACCGCTCCAGCCTCGGCAAAAACCCGATGCAGGCCGCCTTCGAGGGTTCCCACGAAATCGGTTTCGCGATCATCGCTACCACCCTGGTGCTGGCCGGGGTCTTTCTGCCGGTCGCCTTCATGGGCGGGATGATCGGCCGCTTTTTCTACGAGTTCGCCGTGACCGTCGCCTTCGCCGTCGTCTGTTCGACCTTCGTGGCGATGACCGTGGTGCCGATGCTCTGCTCGCGCTTTCTCAAGCTCGGCTCGGCCAACTTTCAGGTCTTTCGCATCTTCGACCGGGTCATGGAGGGGGCGGCGAATTTCTATCGGGTGAGCATGCGCGCCGTCCTGTGCCAACGGATCTGGATGGTGCTGGTGGCCGGTCTGGCCCTCGGCGGCGGCATCTGGCTTTACACCCTGCTCGGTCAGGAACTGATCACCGAGGAGGATCAGGGGCGTTTCATGGTCCGTTTGCAGACCCCCTTATCCTATTCCATGGATAAAACCGAGGGGGTGCGCCAGCGGGTGGAGGACTATCTCAAAGAGATCCCCGAGGTCAGTCATTTCTTCTCCTTCACCGGCTTCGGCGGTTCCAACCGCGCCAGCGCCTTCGTCACCCTCGTCCCCCGGGGGGAGCGGAGCCGCAGCCAGCAGCAAATCCAGACCGAGGTGCGCCGTTTTCTGCGCGGCCTGCCCGACGTGCGCGGCAACGCCACCGCTATCTCCCCTCTGGGGGGCGGGCAGCGCGCCGAGGATGTGCAGCTCGTCATCCAGGGGCCGGACATTGCCGTCCTCGATCGGGTCAGCCGCGAGCTGATGAATGAAATCGAGACGACCCCGGGTTATTCCGGAGTCTCCCGCGATCTGGAGATCGGCAAGCCCGAGGTGCGGGTGCGCATCGATCGGGAGAAAGCGGCCGAGGCCGGGATCAGCGTCGAGAATATCGCCGCGACCGTCGGGGCGCTGCTTGGCGGCATCGAGGTGGCGGACTACAAGGAGGGGGGGAAGAGCTACGAGATCCGCCTGCGCCTGCAGGCCGAACAGCGGCAACTGCCGGGGGATGTGCAGCGCATCTACCTGCGCGACGGCAGCGGTGAACTGCTCGACGTGAGCGGTTTCGTCAGTATCGAGGAAGGGGTCGGGCCGAGCGTCATCAATCGCCTCGACCGGCAGCGTTCGGCCACCGTCTATGCCACTCTCGAAGGGGGCAAATTGTTGGGAGAGGCGATCCCCGAGGTGCAGGCCCTGGCCGAGACCCTGCTGCCCGAAGGCTATGTCGTCAAGTTCTCCGGCAGCGCCGAGACCCTGGGGGAAACAGGGCGTTACGTCCTTTTCGCCTTCCTCCTTGCGACCATCCTGACCTATATGGTCCTCGCTTCCCAGTTCGAAAGTTTCACTCAGCCGCTGGCGATCATGATGGGGCTGCCCCTTTCTTTCATTGGTGCCTTCGGCTTGCTGCTCCTGCTGGGCAACACCCTCAACCTCTATTCGATGATCGGACTGGTGCTGCTCATCGGTCTGGCGGCCAAAAACGGCATTCTCCTCATTGATTACGCCAATCAGCTGCGTCGTTCCGGCGTGGGCCTCGACGAAGCGCTGGTCGAAGCTGGGGCTACGCGCCTGCGGCCGATTTTGATGACGGCCATTTCGACCATCGCCGGGGTGTTGCCCGTTGCTCTCGGCATCGGCGAAGGGAGCGA
This genomic stretch from Desulfuromonas acetexigens harbors:
- a CDS encoding efflux RND transporter permease subunit, with translation MFLPDLSIRRPVTATMLVLGLVIFGLIGLSRLGVSLYPEIDDPVVTVTTVWQNARPEEVDNEITDTLEDAVSGVSGIKHITSESQEGRSRITITFELGKDIDVAAQEVRDKVSARLRRLPDDADIPVVDKLDINAQPIMWLAVTGQRAIEDLTYFADVRIRPMLQKIEGVGEVSVGAGREKQIHIRLMRERLAAYRIGVDEVIDAIRRQHLEIPGGKIDSLDKEFLIRTVGEFDSAEAFNELIVTHRDGAPIRLGLLGTAEAGRDEVRPAGRFTQGGESLKTAALRVSPRSGANEVAIARAVKATLPEIRRILPEGMNIHVATDTTRFIEKSIREIEIQLVFGGIAAALVILLFLQNIRTTLISAVAIPTSIIATFGCLYALGFTMNNMTMLGLVLAVGLVIDDAIVVVENIYRHRSSLGKNPMQAAFEGSHEIGFAIIATTLVLAGVFLPVAFMGGMIGRFFYEFAVTVAFAVVCSTFVAMTVVPMLCSRFLKLGSANFQVFRIFDRVMEGAANFYRVSMRAVLCQRIWMVLVAGLALGGGIWLYTLLGQELITEEDQGRFMVRLQTPLSYSMDKTEGVRQRVEDYLKEIPEVSHFFSFTGFGGSNRASAFVTLVPRGERSRSQQQIQTEVRRFLRGLPDVRGNATAISPLGGGQRAEDVQLVIQGPDIAVLDRVSRELMNEIETTPGYSGVSRDLEIGKPEVRVRIDREKAAEAGISVENIAATVGALLGGIEVADYKEGGKSYEIRLRLQAEQRQLPGDVQRIYLRDGSGELLDVSGFVSIEEGVGPSVINRLDRQRSATVYATLEGGKLLGEAIPEVQALAETLLPEGYVVKFSGSAETLGETGRYVLFAFLLATILTYMVLASQFESFTQPLAIMMGLPLSFIGAFGLLLLLGNTLNLYSMIGLVLLIGLAAKNGILLIDYANQLRRSGVGLDEALVEAGATRLRPILMTAISTIAGVLPVALGIGEGSESRQPMAVAISGGLFSSTVLTLAVVPVIYSYLDQFSRWRGFGKFKGWLMARE